Proteins found in one Bremerella volcania genomic segment:
- a CDS encoding right-handed parallel beta-helix repeat-containing protein: MPLLLALPLLLLIVASAAAGDDIEVTSKAELLRAVSRAKPGSVITITAESMPGGISIKDLRGTAEKPIVIRGKTTTQRCVIEGGNFGMQISDPAHVVLENLEIRGVSQNGLNIDDAGTYDSPALHVTLRNLYVHDIGPNGNCDGIKLSGVDHLTIESCRVERWGKGGSAIDMVGCHSGIVRDCTMKFDTMNSASGVQLKGGTSEMIVSHCVFVECGHRGVNIGGSTGLAFFRPQGATYEAKDITVEDCTFIGGMAAMAFVGVDGAVVQHNTIVDPAKWVTRILQETTEPGFVPCRNGIFRNNVIQFKAEQAFRSVNVGPHTSPDTFQFEGNVWYVTDGKISERDLRLPVKEKDGIHNIDPQLKQAKGGMKVATSRQLPRNVGVRQHD, from the coding sequence ATGCCCCTCCTTTTGGCCCTGCCGCTGTTGTTGTTGATCGTCGCCTCCGCCGCCGCTGGCGACGATATCGAAGTGACCTCGAAAGCCGAACTGCTCCGGGCAGTTTCCCGAGCAAAGCCGGGCAGCGTGATCACGATCACGGCTGAGTCCATGCCGGGAGGCATCTCCATCAAGGATCTTCGAGGAACGGCGGAAAAGCCGATCGTGATTCGTGGCAAAACAACGACGCAGCGCTGCGTTATCGAAGGCGGAAACTTCGGTATGCAGATCTCTGACCCGGCTCATGTGGTCCTAGAGAATCTAGAGATTCGAGGCGTTTCCCAAAACGGATTGAATATCGACGACGCGGGCACCTACGACTCCCCTGCCTTGCACGTGACCCTTCGAAATCTCTACGTCCATGACATAGGACCGAATGGAAACTGCGATGGCATCAAGCTCTCTGGCGTGGACCACCTCACCATTGAGAGTTGTCGTGTCGAACGTTGGGGCAAGGGAGGTTCGGCAATCGACATGGTTGGCTGTCACTCAGGAATCGTTCGCGATTGTACGATGAAATTCGACACAATGAACTCTGCCAGCGGGGTTCAGCTCAAGGGTGGAACGAGCGAGATGATCGTTTCCCATTGCGTTTTTGTCGAGTGCGGCCACCGAGGGGTGAACATTGGCGGAAGCACCGGGCTCGCATTTTTCCGACCGCAGGGCGCGACCTACGAAGCCAAAGATATTACGGTCGAAGACTGCACCTTCATCGGCGGAATGGCCGCGATGGCCTTTGTGGGAGTCGACGGGGCGGTCGTCCAACACAATACGATCGTTGATCCAGCCAAGTGGGTGACCCGGATTCTCCAGGAAACCACCGAACCTGGATTCGTACCGTGCCGCAATGGCATCTTCCGAAATAACGTGATCCAATTCAAAGCGGAGCAGGCATTTCGCAGTGTGAACGTAGGCCCGCACACCTCCCCCGATACGTTCCAATTCGAGGGCAACGTCTGGTACGTGACCGATGGAAAAATCTCTGAACGCGACCTGCGGTTGCCGGTCAAGGAAAAGGACGGAATCCACAACATCGATCCACAACTGAAGCAGGCCAAGGGCGGAATGAAGGTAGCAACCTCACGCCAGCTACCCAGAAACGTTGGTGTGCGCCAACACGATTAG
- a CDS encoding PcfJ domain-containing protein, which translates to MSSRKQQMKQYVDEMLVCHQPCARHRRAYWNLIREVRAKSEILSVGFDPAIRKPEHLRVYIRALAYVARYRTKCIHQPESWQPPKAQAEPTSNRVAFRSLLKHLFERYPVPNFLAFAWMRPQAKRWIHELYVHMAAGRGVRQFKGKPGIPLTPTAAKFFLKAPDHLAPVEAMRWAQIRGFGGSKALAAELVRNTILKEPTRDERFWETVIRFLIREKLSYIPQASMLVEFIFDQKFQPAEKVWGRGGGPLPLQPEFSVKGRTLRSLLRHMVSWRQELLLKRPSLAKRNFHWEAIEVKPMVHQDGDVKWLIFELLNDRALMLEGAAMDHCVGDYVEQCAERKSSIWSLRIHAKGCPKRMVTIEIDPERKTIVQANAKSNEDPSPAAKEILERWATREGLAMCLDE; encoded by the coding sequence ATGAGTTCTCGTAAGCAGCAAATGAAACAATATGTAGACGAAATGCTTGTCTGCCATCAGCCTTGCGCGCGGCATCGTCGAGCGTATTGGAACTTGATTCGTGAGGTACGCGCCAAGTCCGAGATTTTGAGTGTCGGATTTGATCCGGCCATCCGTAAGCCGGAACATCTTCGCGTTTACATCCGGGCGCTCGCCTACGTGGCCAGGTACCGCACCAAGTGTATTCACCAGCCCGAATCGTGGCAGCCGCCGAAGGCCCAGGCCGAGCCGACCAGCAATCGAGTCGCGTTTCGATCACTATTGAAACACCTGTTCGAACGTTATCCGGTGCCTAACTTTTTGGCGTTTGCCTGGATGCGTCCACAGGCCAAGCGATGGATTCACGAATTGTATGTACACATGGCCGCTGGTCGTGGTGTGCGGCAATTCAAAGGGAAGCCTGGCATTCCGTTGACGCCCACGGCAGCTAAGTTCTTCCTCAAGGCACCCGATCATTTGGCGCCTGTGGAAGCGATGCGATGGGCTCAAATTCGAGGGTTTGGTGGTAGCAAAGCTTTGGCAGCGGAACTGGTTCGCAACACGATCCTTAAGGAACCGACTCGTGACGAACGCTTTTGGGAAACGGTAATCCGTTTTCTGATTCGTGAGAAGCTGAGTTATATTCCTCAAGCGTCGATGCTTGTTGAATTCATTTTTGATCAAAAGTTTCAACCCGCTGAAAAAGTCTGGGGACGTGGTGGTGGTCCACTGCCGCTGCAGCCAGAGTTCTCGGTGAAAGGGCGAACGCTTCGATCGCTTCTGCGGCACATGGTTAGCTGGCGGCAGGAGCTTTTGCTCAAACGACCATCGCTGGCCAAGCGAAACTTCCACTGGGAAGCGATCGAGGTCAAGCCAATGGTGCATCAAGACGGCGACGTGAAATGGCTCATCTTCGAGCTGTTGAACGACCGCGCGTTGATGCTGGAAGGAGCCGCCATGGATCACTGCGTCGGCGACTATGTCGAGCAGTGTGCCGAACGGAAGTCATCGATCTGGTCGCTACGGATCCATGCCAAGGGTTGTCCCAAACGCATGGTGACGATCGAAATCGATCCGGAAAGGAAAACGATCGTTCAGGCGAATGCCAAGAGCAACGAGGACCCCAGCCCAGCAGCGAAGGAAATCCTCGAGCGTTGGGCTACACGAGAAGGCTTGGCGATGTGTCTGGATGAGTAG
- a CDS encoding acetylxylan esterase — translation MAVSLAHAQDATRVLPAGQTPDDARLAPPKDLNGYFPFTPPASVAEWNVRAEAVRTQLKVALGLWPMPPKTPLNYEVVGRREFEDYAVSNVRFESVPGLFVTGNLYEPIGKEAPFPGVLCPHGHWANGRYYVADEKALKEQLESGGETDVVAAENPIQARSVHLARMGCVVLQVDMLGYADSQQLSFDLVHKFAKQRPAMNTIERWGFFSPQAESHLQSVMGLQIWNCIRSLDVLESLSSVDKTRLGVTGASGGATQTMLVSAIDPRVAACFPAVMVSTAMQGGCTCENCSLLRVGTGNVEFAALFAPKPQGLTSADDWTVEFETKGFPDLKKLYGLLDAEQRVQLTARTEFGHNYNAIARKAMYELFNKEFGLNASIEEKPFQRLGIEELSVWTDENRPSYKPEFERDLLQALTKQSDQQIQPLLVGNSDSFGKYRQMVDQALEVIVGWEEPAVDQLDFDVKNKQQQEDFLLIAGLLHNDQNKSQLPALFLYPSGNWNGHTVLWLSNDGKSGVFDEGGRLKSEVAKLVSSGISVAAVDMIYQGEFRPDGQPLKQTPSVENEREAAAYTLGYNHSVAAQRIQDILSMAAFMRNHDRKPKSIGLVALDPNMAALGSVAIALQADAFDFGVLKTNGFRFGHVDSIRSPDLLPGGAKYGDVPGFLAMASPMLLRVLGEDEESEKPVRLAYQREGKQAMLTDMDSDVSPVDWIMNQLSAVATQ, via the coding sequence ATGGCTGTTTCACTAGCCCATGCCCAGGACGCCACGCGGGTACTCCCTGCAGGGCAGACTCCGGACGATGCTCGCTTGGCTCCACCTAAAGATCTGAACGGCTACTTTCCCTTCACGCCACCGGCGAGTGTCGCCGAGTGGAATGTCCGAGCGGAAGCCGTGCGTACTCAACTGAAGGTCGCCCTCGGGCTTTGGCCGATGCCTCCCAAAACGCCCCTCAATTATGAGGTCGTCGGGAGGCGTGAGTTCGAGGACTACGCGGTCTCCAACGTTCGATTCGAGAGTGTTCCCGGACTGTTCGTTACAGGCAATCTATACGAACCAATCGGCAAAGAGGCCCCATTTCCGGGGGTTCTTTGTCCGCACGGACATTGGGCAAACGGGCGGTACTACGTTGCCGACGAAAAGGCCCTTAAAGAGCAACTTGAAAGTGGCGGGGAGACCGACGTCGTCGCGGCTGAGAATCCGATTCAGGCTCGCTCAGTGCATTTGGCACGTATGGGATGTGTGGTGTTGCAAGTCGACATGCTTGGGTACGCGGATAGCCAGCAGTTGTCATTCGATCTGGTTCACAAATTTGCCAAACAGCGGCCTGCCATGAATACGATCGAGCGCTGGGGCTTCTTCAGCCCTCAAGCTGAGTCGCACTTGCAATCGGTCATGGGGCTCCAGATCTGGAACTGCATTCGTTCGCTCGACGTGCTCGAAAGTCTATCAAGCGTAGACAAGACGCGCTTGGGCGTCACGGGTGCCAGTGGTGGAGCCACGCAAACGATGTTGGTTTCTGCCATCGATCCTCGCGTCGCCGCCTGCTTTCCCGCGGTCATGGTTTCCACGGCCATGCAAGGAGGTTGTACCTGTGAGAACTGTTCGCTGCTTCGAGTTGGAACTGGCAACGTTGAATTCGCCGCGTTATTTGCCCCCAAGCCTCAGGGACTCACGTCCGCAGATGACTGGACTGTTGAATTTGAAACCAAGGGTTTTCCGGACTTGAAGAAGTTGTATGGTTTGTTGGATGCCGAGCAGCGCGTGCAACTGACCGCGCGAACGGAATTTGGACACAATTATAACGCCATTGCTCGCAAGGCGATGTACGAGTTGTTTAACAAAGAATTTGGTTTAAACGCGTCGATCGAGGAAAAGCCGTTCCAGCGACTCGGAATCGAAGAGCTTTCTGTCTGGACCGATGAGAATCGTCCCTCGTATAAACCGGAGTTTGAACGCGATCTGCTTCAGGCGCTCACGAAGCAGTCTGATCAGCAGATCCAGCCATTGCTAGTAGGCAACTCGGATTCGTTCGGCAAGTACCGTCAGATGGTGGATCAGGCATTGGAGGTCATCGTTGGCTGGGAAGAACCGGCTGTGGATCAGCTTGATTTCGATGTGAAGAACAAGCAGCAGCAGGAAGACTTCTTGCTGATTGCCGGGCTGCTGCATAACGATCAGAACAAGTCTCAATTGCCAGCTTTGTTTCTTTACCCCAGCGGAAACTGGAACGGTCATACCGTTCTTTGGCTATCCAACGATGGCAAATCTGGCGTGTTCGACGAAGGAGGGCGGCTCAAGTCCGAGGTCGCCAAGTTGGTGTCGTCGGGTATCTCGGTGGCCGCAGTGGATATGATCTATCAGGGCGAGTTTCGGCCGGACGGACAGCCGCTAAAGCAAACTCCCAGCGTTGAAAACGAACGAGAAGCCGCGGCATATACGCTGGGCTATAACCACTCGGTAGCGGCCCAGCGCATTCAAGACATACTGTCCATGGCGGCTTTCATGCGAAATCACGATCGAAAACCGAAGTCGATTGGTTTGGTCGCGCTTGATCCCAATATGGCTGCACTGGGCAGTGTCGCGATCGCCCTACAGGCCGACGCGTTCGACTTTGGTGTCCTTAAGACTAATGGCTTTAGGTTCGGTCACGTTGATTCCATCCGTTCCCCAGATCTGCTGCCTGGTGGGGCGAAGTATGGAGACGTGCCAGGCTTCTTGGCGATGGCCTCGCCGATGCTTTTGCGCGTGTTGGGTGAAGACGAGGAGAGTGAAAAGCCAGTTCGATTGGCATACCAGCGAGAAGGGAAGCAAGCGATGCTAACCGATATGGATTCGGACGTATCGCCGGTCGATTGGATCATGAATCAATTGAGTGCTGTAGCTACTCAGTAG
- a CDS encoding VOC family protein: protein MMIQQLFVNLPVKDLTRSVEFFAALGFTFNPQFTDDTATCMIVSDNIMVMLLVESRFKEFTPKAICDSHKSTEVLNALQLESREKVTEFIAKAVAAGGKTYAEPKDHGFMIQHGFEDLDGHIWEVFWMDPAGFAQVQAGSSNE, encoded by the coding sequence ATGATGATCCAGCAGCTATTTGTGAATCTGCCGGTGAAAGATCTGACCAGATCGGTTGAGTTCTTTGCGGCCTTAGGCTTTACGTTCAACCCGCAATTCACCGACGATACCGCCACATGTATGATCGTGTCGGATAACATCATGGTGATGCTCTTGGTAGAAAGTCGCTTTAAGGAGTTCACCCCCAAGGCGATTTGCGATAGCCACAAGAGCACCGAAGTGCTCAATGCTTTGCAGTTGGAATCGCGGGAAAAGGTGACCGAGTTCATCGCGAAAGCGGTTGCCGCTGGCGGCAAGACCTATGCCGAGCCAAAAGATCATGGTTTCATGATTCAACATGGTTTCGAAGATTTGGATGGTCATATCTGGGAGGTCTTCTGGATGGATCCTGCCGGTTTTGCCCAAGTCCAGGCCGGCTCGTCGAACGAATAG
- a CDS encoding YciI family protein translates to MKFVCLGYIDASMWESLPKEEAEKAMEDCMAYDNELRKGGHFAGGGALAAPQNGVTLRHQNGQVRVTDGPFIETKEQIGGILLLEARDLNHAIQLMSKHPGVRMGPFEIRPADEAMNLQILEISERLAKEASAT, encoded by the coding sequence ATGAAGTTTGTCTGTTTGGGATATATCGACGCGTCGATGTGGGAGAGTCTTCCCAAGGAAGAAGCCGAAAAGGCGATGGAAGACTGTATGGCCTACGATAACGAACTGCGCAAAGGGGGGCATTTCGCAGGCGGAGGTGCGCTCGCTGCTCCTCAAAATGGTGTGACACTTCGCCATCAAAACGGCCAGGTTCGCGTGACGGATGGTCCTTTTATCGAAACGAAGGAGCAGATCGGCGGTATTCTGCTGTTGGAGGCGCGCGACTTGAATCATGCCATTCAACTCATGTCGAAGCATCCTGGTGTTCGCATGGGACCATTTGAAATCCGGCCCGCGGACGAAGCCATGAATCTGCAGATTTTGGAAATCTCTGAGCGATTAGCAAAGGAAGCCAGCGCTACTTAG
- a CDS encoding SpoIIAA family protein, with translation MSENVEVVHLKDLTIVRLSGKLTAADYEHFVPEIEKQIAEFGKLRLLVELHDFHGWTMGALWDDVKFDAKHWSDIKRLAIVGETKWESGMAVFCKPFTSASVKYFDHTKLEEAKKWLVEEE, from the coding sequence ATGAGTGAAAACGTAGAAGTTGTGCATCTGAAGGATCTGACCATTGTTCGCCTGAGCGGCAAACTGACCGCGGCTGATTACGAGCACTTTGTACCGGAAATCGAAAAGCAGATCGCGGAATTCGGTAAGCTTCGTCTACTTGTCGAACTGCACGACTTCCACGGCTGGACCATGGGAGCTTTGTGGGACGACGTCAAGTTTGACGCTAAGCATTGGAGCGACATCAAGCGTCTGGCAATCGTGGGAGAAACGAAGTGGGAATCAGGCATGGCAGTCTTCTGCAAGCCATTTACTTCCGCAAGCGTAAAGTATTTCGACCATACGAAGTTGGAAGAAGCCAAGAAGTGGCTGGTTGAGGAAGAGTAA
- a CDS encoding DUF1579 domain-containing protein, whose translation MHVEPQVEHNWLENLLGEWTLESEADMSPDMPKQTSVGIELVRKLGDVWVLCEMELEMPGGDTAKSQMTLGYDPQAKSFVGSFISSCMCHLWIYSSGTLDDAGKVLTLDATGPSFSGEGMSQYQDVIEIVDEDHRILHARLLDENEVWQEFMTTRYTRKK comes from the coding sequence ATGCACGTTGAGCCCCAAGTCGAACACAACTGGCTAGAGAACCTGTTAGGTGAATGGACCCTGGAATCAGAAGCAGACATGAGCCCCGACATGCCAAAGCAGACATCGGTCGGGATAGAACTTGTCCGGAAACTCGGCGATGTGTGGGTGCTTTGCGAGATGGAATTGGAAATGCCTGGGGGCGATACGGCAAAGTCACAGATGACACTCGGCTACGATCCGCAAGCGAAGTCGTTTGTCGGATCGTTCATTTCTTCGTGCATGTGTCATCTTTGGATTTATTCCAGCGGCACGCTCGATGATGCAGGCAAGGTTCTGACACTCGACGCGACCGGACCCAGCTTTAGCGGAGAAGGAATGTCGCAATATCAGGACGTCATCGAGATTGTGGACGAGGATCATCGGATCCTGCATGCGAGGTTGCTGGATGAAAATGAAGTATGGCAAGAGTTCATGACGACCAGATACACCCGCAAAAAATAA
- a CDS encoding exo-alpha-sialidase, with product MPQLVLPLPFVLLLVFTTSVFGTESAEVEIIDVKMISDTAPHSAFTDLIRFQDNWFCVFREGKAHVSRDGALQVLKSHDGNVWQSVARLTSPDADLRDAKITITPTGQLMLCGAAALHQPAEARHQSMIWYSDNGTAWSDAIAIGPPDYWIWRISWHDGKAYGVGYHTIEPRETQLFVSGDGHRFEKLGEPFSVDGFSNEASLIFHTDGTALCVVRRDGTPDDAQLGKSVPPYTDWKWQSLGQYIGGPALKQMPDGRHIIAGRRKTGPAKTVLWQLDPTTAKLSELAVLPSGGDTSYPGLVLHDDILWMSYYSSHEGKTRIYLAKIKLPTSK from the coding sequence ATGCCTCAACTTGTCTTGCCGTTGCCATTTGTCTTACTGCTAGTTTTCACCACATCAGTATTCGGCACAGAATCCGCCGAGGTCGAAATCATCGATGTAAAGATGATATCCGATACGGCACCTCATTCTGCATTCACCGACCTGATACGCTTCCAAGACAACTGGTTCTGCGTATTCCGAGAAGGAAAAGCCCACGTCTCGCGCGACGGGGCGCTTCAGGTGTTAAAGTCACATGATGGAAACGTATGGCAATCCGTTGCTCGGCTGACATCCCCGGATGCTGATCTTCGGGATGCCAAAATCACGATCACACCGACGGGGCAACTAATGCTCTGTGGTGCAGCTGCCTTACACCAACCAGCTGAAGCGCGTCATCAATCGATGATCTGGTATTCAGACAATGGCACCGCCTGGAGCGATGCCATCGCCATTGGACCGCCCGACTACTGGATCTGGCGAATCAGCTGGCACGATGGCAAAGCGTATGGAGTTGGCTATCACACCATTGAACCTCGCGAAACGCAGCTTTTCGTGAGTGGAGATGGACATCGTTTCGAGAAACTTGGCGAGCCATTTTCGGTTGATGGGTTCTCGAACGAAGCAAGTCTTATCTTTCACACCGATGGGACCGCGTTATGCGTTGTGCGCCGCGATGGCACTCCCGACGACGCCCAACTCGGGAAGTCGGTTCCACCCTACACCGATTGGAAGTGGCAATCACTGGGGCAGTATATCGGCGGCCCTGCCCTAAAGCAGATGCCCGACGGTCGACATATCATCGCTGGACGCCGCAAGACGGGTCCTGCCAAGACGGTTCTCTGGCAGCTCGATCCCACCACCGCGAAGCTTAGCGAGTTGGCCGTTTTGCCTTCGGGAGGTGACACGAGCTACCCAGGCTTGGTGCTGCATGACGATATCCTTTGGATGAGCTACTACTCTTCCCATGAAGGAAAAACACGCATCTACCTGGCAAAAATAAAGCTGCCCACATCGAAATGA
- a CDS encoding DoxX family protein: MMNETETTPSTDQAKSTPAAAKWTGRVLSGLVGLAFLASAVGKFVGGAGLEEGFAHLGLPMEIQYPLAILELVIAIIYLVPQTAVLGAILLTGYIGGAICTHWRVGDLFVVQIIIGVLIWLGVFLRDRRLWALMPLRS; this comes from the coding sequence ATGATGAACGAGACAGAAACCACGCCTTCTACCGATCAAGCTAAATCTACGCCAGCCGCAGCTAAATGGACAGGACGAGTCCTGTCAGGCCTCGTTGGCTTGGCCTTTCTGGCGAGTGCCGTCGGGAAATTTGTCGGTGGAGCAGGCCTGGAAGAAGGTTTCGCGCATCTGGGACTGCCGATGGAAATACAGTATCCCCTGGCCATCCTGGAACTGGTCATCGCCATCATTTACCTGGTACCGCAAACGGCCGTACTCGGAGCCATTCTTCTGACCGGGTACATCGGTGGTGCCATCTGCACGCACTGGCGAGTTGGCGACTTGTTTGTCGTGCAGATCATTATCGGCGTGCTGATCTGGCTGGGCGTCTTTCTCCGTGATCGACGGCTTTGGGCGCTTATGCCGCTACGTTCTTGA
- a CDS encoding SRPBCC family protein yields MALSLGKRRMLNVVLILLVGLVFLIVALAVAVAFQPNEFQVTRSMKMDAPPEVVFPHVNQFSAWEAWSPYEKLDPNMSKSLDGPAAGQGAIMRWSGNGNAGAGSTTIVQSEPNEAIQIDLEITEPMACRNDVLFTFQPEGNSTVVTWSMSGKVGFMAKFFHLIFDIDKMCGDQFTEGLTKLKEISEKQAAAATS; encoded by the coding sequence ATGGCACTTTCGCTTGGGAAGCGTCGGATGTTGAACGTAGTTTTAATCCTATTGGTAGGGCTGGTCTTCTTGATTGTGGCCCTGGCGGTTGCAGTGGCCTTTCAGCCGAATGAATTTCAGGTTACGCGATCGATGAAGATGGATGCGCCGCCGGAGGTGGTTTTCCCCCATGTCAATCAGTTCTCTGCCTGGGAGGCCTGGTCTCCCTACGAAAAACTGGACCCAAATATGTCGAAATCACTGGATGGACCAGCAGCAGGGCAGGGGGCCATCATGCGGTGGTCAGGCAATGGTAACGCAGGTGCCGGCAGCACGACGATTGTTCAGAGCGAACCGAACGAGGCGATTCAGATTGACCTGGAAATTACCGAGCCCATGGCTTGTCGCAACGACGTCCTGTTCACTTTTCAGCCAGAAGGCAACAGCACGGTGGTGACCTGGAGCATGAGTGGAAAAGTCGGTTTTATGGCCAAGTTCTTCCATCTCATTTTTGATATCGACAAAATGTGCGGTGACCAGTTCACCGAAGGCCTCACGAAACTGAAAGAGATCAGCGAGAAACAAGCAGCCGCGGCTACCTCATAG
- a CDS encoding RNA polymerase sigma factor, with protein sequence MVDEDRPDIRQFVDELYRTESRRVFATLVRLLSDFDLAEEAMHEAFTSAFVKWQEEGIPQNPRAWLVSTGRFKAIDTIRRRVRFDESLGEIARRLDDEKDQFAAIDEENIEDDRLRLIFTCCHPAIPPNAQVALTLREVCGLRTEEIASAFLTTPPTIAQRIVRGKQKIRDAGIPFEVPTIPQMPQRLDSVLSVIYLVFNEGYSASSGETVTRHDLSEEAIRLGRLLVQLLPDTEAIGLLALMLIQESRRLARTSASGDIILLEDQDRSLWVLPYIAEGAELVQQALKTRRFGVYTIQAAIAAVHAEAQTPEDTDWAQIIALYDVLSRIEPSPVVDLNRAVAIAMRDGPEAGLTLIDDILAEGTLSEYHLAHAARADLCRRMGNTVDAVNAYRRALELAKQEPERRFLEGRLKQLS encoded by the coding sequence ATGGTGGACGAGGACCGGCCAGACATTCGTCAATTTGTTGATGAACTTTACCGCACGGAATCCCGCCGAGTCTTTGCGACGCTGGTGCGTCTACTCAGCGATTTCGATCTTGCGGAAGAGGCCATGCACGAGGCGTTCACTTCTGCTTTTGTGAAATGGCAGGAGGAGGGGATCCCGCAGAATCCCCGTGCATGGTTGGTATCGACAGGGCGTTTCAAGGCGATTGATACGATTCGTCGGCGTGTGCGATTCGACGAATCGTTAGGGGAGATTGCCAGGCGACTGGACGATGAAAAAGACCAGTTCGCCGCGATCGATGAGGAGAACATCGAAGACGACCGCCTGCGACTAATTTTTACGTGCTGTCATCCGGCGATTCCTCCCAATGCCCAAGTGGCTTTGACTTTGCGCGAAGTTTGCGGGCTTCGCACCGAAGAAATCGCCAGTGCATTTTTGACCACGCCGCCGACCATTGCTCAGCGGATTGTACGGGGCAAGCAGAAGATCCGAGACGCGGGGATTCCGTTCGAGGTACCGACCATCCCCCAGATGCCGCAACGGCTCGATTCCGTGTTGTCGGTCATCTATCTCGTTTTCAACGAAGGGTACTCCGCCTCGTCTGGAGAAACGGTCACACGCCACGATCTGTCGGAGGAAGCCATCCGCCTGGGTAGGCTGCTGGTCCAACTGCTTCCTGACACCGAAGCAATCGGTCTTTTGGCCCTGATGCTGATCCAGGAGTCACGCCGGCTGGCCCGTACATCGGCCTCTGGCGATATTATTCTCTTGGAAGATCAGGACCGGTCGTTGTGGGTTCTACCGTACATCGCCGAGGGAGCTGAGCTTGTCCAGCAAGCCTTGAAGACACGTCGATTTGGCGTGTATACCATCCAGGCAGCAATCGCTGCCGTGCATGCCGAAGCCCAAACCCCCGAGGACACCGATTGGGCGCAAATCATTGCTCTGTATGATGTTTTGTCGAGGATCGAGCCGTCGCCGGTGGTCGACTTGAATCGAGCGGTCGCCATTGCGATGCGTGATGGGCCCGAGGCTGGCTTGACCTTGATTGATGACATTCTTGCCGAGGGGACTCTGTCCGAGTATCACCTAGCCCACGCCGCGCGAGCTGACCTGTGTCGACGGATGGGCAATACCGTTGATGCCGTGAATGCGTATCGACGCGCCCTGGAATTAGCGAAACAGGAACCGGAACGCCGTTTTCTTGAGGGACGGCTCAAGCAGTTGAGTTAG